The Streptomyces sp. NBC_00435 nucleotide sequence GGGCCTCGGAACCGGGGATGCCGCCCTGGATGCGGGCCGCGTCGGCCGGGTCCAACGGTTCGACGACGGTGACGATGAGGTTGCCGTTGCGCAGGACCGAGGCGTCGTGGTGGTGGAAGGGGTGCCGGACCTCGCGCAGGACCGTGGAGTCGGGGGCCAGTTCCTGGAAGATGCCGCCGTGGTAGACGTCCCAGATGGGGAAGAGGGTCGGGCTGGTGGTGTCCTTGGCCGCGTAGAAGAGGTTGCCGCCGGGGAGCAGCTGCGCCTGCCGGCCGGGCGGATGCGGAGAGTTCCAGGTGTGGACGGGGCGCCCCTCGATGTCGACGAGGTGGATCTCGCCGGAGCTGGTGATGGGCGTGTAGAGGGTCAGGCCGCCGTAACTGCGGGCGGGGTCATGGGCGATCAGGCCGACGCCACGGCGGCGCAGGGTGTTCTGGTCGACGGTCACGGGGATCTCCTGTGTGGGTGCGGTGGATGGATGCGGCGGGTGCGGTCAGCGGACGGTGACGGCGGCCGGGTCCACGGCCGTCAGGGGTGCGGGGTGCAGGTGCCGCAGCAGCGCGGTGCGGTCGGCGGAGCCCGGCAGGCCCTGGGCGGCCTTCGCCCAGGCGGCCTCCTGCTCCAACTGGGTCAGCAGTTCGGGCGAGAGGGTCGCGCCGTAGCCGTAGCGGGGCTGGAAGGCGTCCACGTAGTCGGCCTGGAGCGCGCCCTTGGACTGGGCGAGTACGTCCTTGCGCGCGGCGGCCGGGTCGGCGCCGATCGCGCGCTGGGCCTTCAGCAGCGCCCGGAGCACGGCCTCCGTGGTCGCGTCGCTCGCCTTCGGACCCGCGACGAGCAGGGTCCGTGCCGTGTAGCCGGTGAAGGGGAGCTCGGCGTAGCGCTCCCCGAGGGCGGTGCGGGCGGCGCCGTAGAAGCTGGGGAAGGTGACCCCGGCGTCGACGTCCCCTCGGGCCAGTGCCGAAGTGACCTGGTTCGGGGCGAGGTTGACCACGGTCACGTCCGCGGCGGTCAGCTGCGCGGAGGCGAGCATCCGCGACAGCGCGTACTCGACGTTCGTGCCCTGCGGGACACCGACCTTGCGGCCCTTCAGTGCGGCGAAGCCGGTGATCTGCCGGTCGGTCCGGGTCAGCAGGCGCCAGTCGTCGAACCGGGAGAGGTCGGCGACGATGTGCACCTCGCGCCCGCCCAGTGCGGCCGTCACCGCGGGCAGGTCACCCACGACGCCGAGCTGCGCCTGTCCGCCGAGCACGGCGTTCAGCGCGTCCCGGCCCGTGGGCTGGGTGGTCACGGTGGCCTCGATGCCCTCGGCGGACCACAGGCCGCGTTCCTGGGCCACGTAGACGGGCGCCCCGCCGAGCTGGTCGCTCGCGGCGAGGGAGACCGCCGGGCGGCCGTCGACCGCGGGGCCGGATCCGGAGCCGGAGCCGGCGGTGCAGGCCGAGGTGAGCGCGCAGAGCAGGGCTGCCGCGAGCAGGGCGGTCGCCGCACGGGGTCTGAGCATGGGAGGGGGTCCTTCCAGGAACGGAGGTGGGGATGAGGATGGAGGTGGGGGTGGGAGTGAGGACGGGCGAGGGAGGCGGTGGGAGCTTCAGCCGACGCCGAGGTGGCCCGCGATCAGGGAGCGCAGGGCGGGGTCGGCCGGCCCGGTGGGCACGGTGTGGTCGGCCAGCACCCGCCCGGGCGTGCCGCCGAGGACGACGACCCGCTCGGCGAGGGCCAGCGCCTCGTCGATGTCGTGCGTGACGAACAGCACCGTGGTGCCGCGGCGCTGCCACAGTTCCCGCAGCAGGGTCTGCATCCGGGTCCGGGTCAGTGCGTCCAGCGCTCCGAACGGCTCGTCCATCAGCAGGACTTCGGGCTCCGCTGCCAGCGCCCGGGCCAGTGCGACGCGTTGCTGCATGCCGCCGGACAGCTGCGCCGGGTACTTCTCGGCCCCATCCGCCAGCCCAACCTCGGCCAGTGCCTCGAGGGCGCGCCGTCGGCGTTCCGGACGTGGCAGACCGAGCCGCTTGAGGGCGAATTCGACGTTGCCGCGGGCAGTGCGCCAGGGGAAGAGCGCGTAGTGCTGGAAGACCACGCCCCGCTCCGGGCCCGGCCCGCGCACGGGTGCGGAACCGGTCGTCACCCGGCCTTCGGTGGGCCGTGCGAATCCGGCCACCAGGTTGAG carries:
- a CDS encoding ABC transporter substrate-binding protein — protein: MLRPRAATALLAAALLCALTSACTAGSGSGSGPAVDGRPAVSLAASDQLGGAPVYVAQERGLWSAEGIEATVTTQPTGRDALNAVLGGQAQLGVVGDLPAVTAALGGREVHIVADLSRFDDWRLLTRTDRQITGFAALKGRKVGVPQGTNVEYALSRMLASAQLTAADVTVVNLAPNQVTSALARGDVDAGVTFPSFYGAARTALGERYAELPFTGYTARTLLVAGPKASDATTEAVLRALLKAQRAIGADPAAARKDVLAQSKGALQADYVDAFQPRYGYGATLSPELLTQLEQEAAWAKAAQGLPGSADRTALLRHLHPAPLTAVDPAAVTVR
- a CDS encoding ABC transporter ATP-binding protein, producing MSLDVRLEGLSVRYGAAPVLERTDLELPAGSFTALLGPSGCGKSTILNLVAGFARPTEGRVTTGSAPVRGPGPERGVVFQHYALFPWRTARGNVEFALKRLGLPRPERRRRALEALAEVGLADGAEKYPAQLSGGMQQRVALARALAAEPEVLLMDEPFGALDALTRTRMQTLLRELWQRRGTTVLFVTHDIDEALALAERVVVLGGTPGRVLADHTVPTGPADPALRSLIAGHLGVG